The sequence TGAATCCAACAACAACGAATATTGCTATCTATAAAACGTATCAAGATTTTTTTACAGAAAAAGCGAGTGTATTTTCATCTCAATGGGAGAAAACATTACTTGAGTATCCCCATTTGGACTACAACATTCAAAATTCACATTACAACGCTACAGCGACTATTAAAACAACAACCGAGCGACAAGCTCAGGCAAAAGCCGTTAAATTGGTTAATCAACAATACGGTATATTTTTTTTCTATCGTGGAGGTGAGCCTTTAGATAATCATCTGGCTAAAATTGTTAAAGAATTTAGCCAGCAATATGATTTGGCAATTATCCCCATCAGTGTAGATGGTAAAATTTCATCTGAATACCCTGATTCAAAAATTAACGAAGGGCAATTCGAAACGATGAAAGTAAAGTATTTACCCGCTGTTTTTTTAGTTGAGCCGAAAAAGGGAAATTTTAAACCACTATCTTATGGTTTCATTTCTCAAGATGATTTGGCTAGACGAGTTTTAAATGTAGTCACTGATTTTAAACCCAGAATATGATTGAAACATAAGCAAGGTGGAATTAAAATAAACAAGGGGCTTGTCTTAATTTTGTGGATGGGTGGATGAAATGAAAAATAAAATAAATAAGATAATGATTGTTTTTGGTGTTTTGTTCTTTAACGTTAGTTATGCTTCAACACTTGATGAAATAAAAAACTTAGAATCACATAAAAATACAGGGGTAATAAAAGATAAAAATGTTAAATATGAAAAAAGAGAAAGAAATGTTGTTAAACTTTCAATAGGGAAAGAAATTGATATTTCAGATTGGCAAATTGTTCATTTCATAAAAAGTGATTGTCCTTACTGTCACCAATTTGATCCGACATTGAAAGCCATTGCAGAAAATATTAAATTACCTGTTTTTGTTTTTAGTTTTGATGGGAAAGGAGATGCCTCTTTTCCGATTGCTTACCCTGTCAACGATGAAATCATTCGTACCTTTTTCGCGG comes from Xenorhabdus ishibashii and encodes:
- the traF gene encoding type-F conjugative transfer system pilin assembly protein TraF; this translates as MKHITTMLMGVLMTISQQSLADVKGNEYRDPVGWQFYNLPEKKIEKEKIIKSVQPEMSMEEKAMRQMKAVQKKLEESKIVAIMNPTTTNIAIYKTYQDFFTEKASVFSSQWEKTLLEYPHLDYNIQNSHYNATATIKTTTERQAQAKAVKLVNQQYGIFFFYRGGEPLDNHLAKIVKEFSQQYDLAIIPISVDGKISSEYPDSKINEGQFETMKVKYLPAVFLVEPKKGNFKPLSYGFISQDDLARRVLNVVTDFKPRI
- the trbB gene encoding type-F conjugative transfer system pilin assembly thiol-disulfide isomerase TrbB, yielding MKNKINKIMIVFGVLFFNVSYASTLDEIKNLESHKNTGVIKDKNVKYEKRERNVVKLSIGKEIDISDWQIVHFIKSDCPYCHQFDPTLKAIAENIKLPVFVFSFDGKGDASFPIAYPVNDEIIRTFFAEIPQATPTSFLVNVNTLVTVPLSQGAISENSLLQRLDESFILIDKLQNEQGVIK